Part of the Brassica oleracea var. oleracea cultivar TO1000 chromosome C8, BOL, whole genome shotgun sequence genome is shown below.
ACCAAAAAAAAAATATTAACTTCAGAATCAAAGATGATGAAGAACTAGATTCAAGCTCGAGCTAAGAGTGAGAGATGAAGAAGATGATGAAACGAAAGTTTGTTATTCTTCATAATTAACATGTACATGTGCGTTAAATATATATAGTTGTACGGTCAAGCAAAAGGAAATTTAATCCATACAAACCGGTTAGTAAAATTGTTATTATACTAATATTTACAACAACCAACTAACGTAAAATTTTCAAGGGTTGCATGATGTAAAGGAAAGAGAGCGGCCTTCTTAATTAGCCGTTTCATGTGCACATTGGTAAAGCATAAAGATTTTAGAAAAATGAAGTTTGTCATAACCTTTTTTTTGTGTGTTGATCCCAACGTTTATTGCATGAAGCTCTAAAATATCAGCCACTTTATAATAGCTTGAACCAAGGTGATTCAGTGCTTGAGTCACTTTCAAGACAATGTGTGTACAAGAAAAAAAAACAAGAACATAAAGGTCCAACATTAAAGTGAGCAATACGAGTAGACGACACATGACTGTCCTTATTAATACTCTCAGCCCAAGTCCAAAACGTGAGCAAGACGATTTAACATACGTGACTGTACTTGTTAATACTTAAAAGAGAACAGTTACAGTCGCAGTTTATACGTTAAATAGACTCCAACACATGCCATAACTATCAGTTTTTATGTTCTGTCATGCTTCATTGTCTGTTAATGCTGTACCTCTTTGTTTGAGAGTTGACTAATCTACAACATGGATTAGAAGAACAGGTTCTCTGTGTATGTAACAACTATTCGAAACATCTACTTTGTTTGACATATGTACCTCTTTATTTAGATGAAATACCACTTTCAAAACAATGTGTTGTGCAACTTTGTGTTTACAAGTTCAGCAAAAAAAAAAGAAAAGAACATAAACCATTAGCTAGCTAGCGATTGTGTTCCCAATTTGATTAATAGCCCAGCCCAGTAGTAAAACACACAAGGGCGTTCGTTATATACAAGCGATATAAAATAAAATAAATGATTTTAGGCCCAAGTCCAATATGAACGTGACAGCACGATTAAATGACACGTGAGACGTGACTGTACTTATTAATAATCGAAAAAGACAGCTTGACAAAGTCCGTGAAACTGAAAAAAATATATCTTTTTAGTTCCCTTGTTTTGCGATAATCCCAATTCTCTAAAAAAAAAAAAAAAACACTATTTGATTCGAAAGAGAAATGAGCTACGAGAAAGTTCCACCGGAATCGTATCCTCCACCAGGTTCGTAATTATGATTCAATTACGATTCGATTCTCTGATCTTTGATCGATTCTAAAATCTGATTTGAAAACAATCGGACCAATAGGATACCAATCTCACTATCCGCCTCCTGGTTATCCATCGGCGCCGCCGCCGCCGCCGGGATATCCTCCGCCGCATCACGAAGGATATCCTCCACCTCAGGCTCACGGGTATCCACCGTACCCGCCACCGCGTCCTTACGAAGGCTGTTATCAAGGCTACTTCGCCGGTAACTATCCTCCTCCGCCGCCGCCGCCGCAACACTGCAACCACTACCAGCACGATCATCACCATTACCAGGATTCAAACTCTGACGGCTCCTCTTTCCTCCGTGGCTGGTTCGTCTCTCTAGCTTCCCGCCATTATTATTTACTAGAATCACTTTCATTATTGTGTTTGTGAACTGATTCGATTCTTGCGTCTTTTTGTGGTCAATCTTTGTGTCGGTATCAAAGAATATGAATTGAGAATTTAAGCTTTTGGAGCTACTTTGTGTTGAATTGATCTGTGATACTTTAGGAGCCTACGTGTGTGTTTAAAGGTCACTCACTAAATTTAAATGTTTTGGGTTCACTGAACTTGTGTTTTGGGCCAAATGATCCTGATTAGAACCAGATTCCTTGACTTGATGTATGGATAAGTCATTATGTGAGTTGAATCTAGACATCTACTGTGAAAGTCACACCATAGTTTGACTTTCATTTTCCTTTAAACGGAATTTGTGTGCAGCAAATTCGTACGTATTGATCCTTATATTTTGTGCTCTGTTGATCTTCTAAGGAAGGTTCTTGGCATATGCGATAGAGTTTAGAGCTATTCATTATAGGAGCTTTTATATATATATATATAGCTTGTGACTCTAGCTAACCAGATTTTGTACATGATCTTTGCTTCCACTCAAGTGATTCTAGTGGATCTCTGCCTACCCAAACTATTTTTGTATAAATCTGTAAATAAGGTATATTCTTTTGAAATTCTAGTGTCCATGTCATCTCTACAACTTTTCTTATGCTCAACTTGAGTGAAAAACTTGTCTAGTAAAAGACTTATGATTGGCTTAAAGATTGTTCCTTCTGCTTTATTAATTCTCTTTCTTTTTTCTTTTTTTTTTTACCCACTGGGTTGCAAATTGCAGTCTTGCTGCTATGTGCTGTTGCTGTCTGTTGGAGGAATGCTTCTGAGAATGCCCTTCCTTCTCCCCGGATCATCTCTTGTTACTATCGTCATTTACAGTCACATTGTATGTTTAAATCAAATCCAATACATGCCATAACTTCTCTATGTCTTTATATACTGTGAATGTTTCTTTGTCTGTTAATCATGTACCTCTTTGTTTGAGAGTGGACTAAATCCACAACATGTATCAGAACTCAGAAGAATCCTATGTATGTTCTTTGTAATTTGTCTGAATTATTTGAAAATATATACTCAGCTTGATATTTGATAAAAACAAAAACTCTATATTAACACAGATCAAGAAAAGAACATGTTCAAGTTTCAAAACACAGCTTCTTGTCTGAAACAAAAGTACATTGGAGAAAGAGCTAACTAACGACATCAAGAAGCCTAAAACAATACCAACATGAGATATGGGAGAGACTAAAGGATCGTAACACATGGAGGTGCGTCTTTTCTAGTCCCAACCACAGTTCGGTAAAGGTAAAGTCTATCAACCTTCTCTCTCTCATCCTCCTCATTCCTCTCCATCCTCCCATTCTCATTCTCATTCTCATTAATAATCTCCACGTTAAGCCACGGCGCATTCCTCGCGAGCCTCTTGCATCCACCGAGCGTTACTTCACAAGACGACATCCAAAGGGATCGCATTGTTTCGTACTTGCCAACATCAGCAAGAAGCGCAGCGTTCCCAAACGGACTGTCTCTTATCTCCAGCTTCCTCAGCTTCTTGCATCCATTCAACACATACAGCATTCCTTTGTCCGTGTCCCCAGCAAAGGCTATGGACAGCATCTCAAGCTGTTCTGCGTACATGCCAATGTAGAGGAAGACTTTGTCTGTTAAAAGACCGGAGACAGAGAGTCTTCTCAAGCCTTTGCAGGATTGTACTATTGCACCAAAGCCTTCGTCTAGTGATTGAGATGTGATGTGGTCTGGTTTGTTTGGCTCTAGGATGCATAGCCTGAACCGGATGAAGTTTGGACAGTTTTTCGCCACGGTGATGAGAGCTTCGTTTGTCATCTGTTTGCAGAAGTAGAGAATGGAATGTAGTTTAGGACAACCAGCAGAGATTGCGACCAGTCCAACCTCAGTAACAGCAGTGTTGTTGTCTTCTTCATCGTGTGGATCAGAAGGAAACACTCTCAGCTCTTGTAACTCTTTACATGACGAAGCAACAACCTCAAGTCCTTTGTCTCCAATACTATCCAGTATCTGTAGGAACAAACCATGAGTTGTTGTGCTAACAAATCGCTAGGGCGGATTATTTGGAGTCTAGGCGAACCCTAAGCATTAACGGATTTATTTTATATATATTGTAGTTTTGGATTAATCGGCGGTAAATTATCAAAATTAAATAATATAAAACAAAAGAAATTTGACAAATTTGAGAATTAGTACTAACATTATCACTTAATTTAATATAATTAGATTAATTTAGTTATATTAAAACCGATTTAAATTGGTTTGAA
Proteins encoded:
- the LOC106311904 gene encoding cysteine-rich and transmembrane domain-containing protein A, whose product is MSYEKVPPESYPPPGYQSHYPPPGYPSAPPPPPGYPPPHHEGYPPPQAHGYPPYPPPRPYEGCYQGYFAGNYPPPPPPPQHCNHYQHDHHHYQDSNSDGSSFLRGCLAAMCCCCLLEECF